ACCATGATGTCTGCCCGCGTATAGCAGTGTTTCAGGCCACCAACGGTCATAAGGGTTTTCTTTATCAATTTCTGCTCTCATAAATAGAATAAAATCGGCCTGCATCAAATAACGAAAATCAATGCCAGATGTTTTTGAGCGCTGTTCGAGCAGGTCAGCTCTCAATGATAACCTACCAAGCTCTAACCTTTGGTTTCGACGATCCAAGCATTCCATGTATACACGAAACGCAGTAAAACTAACCATCACATCACGCCCGTACTCTGAATTACCTGATACGTAATATTGCCGGCCTACGAGTACATTTGCCTGCTCGTATCTTTCTGACTTAACTAAAATCGCGACCGCATATAGAAATAGCTCATGCACAATAAATTTGTAGTTATCGAAATCCCATTTTCCGCACCTGGTTATATGTTCAGGCCTATGCATATATGGGATCAGGGTTTCAAAAAAGCGATGTAGCTTTGACAGATTTTCATCGCTCGGTGCGTACTGAGAAATCGTAATAAACAACTGAATTGCCTCATTCCTATTTGGGATGAATTGTTCGATATTTTCTATAACTGCATCATCCGTTTCCCCTTCAACTTCTGATAGTCGAAATTTTTCAAGATTGGACGAAAAAAGCTCCAAATACTCATCTAGTGCTCCGGAAGAAAATGCTTTGTTCTCTTTTAGAGCGGAGATTACTCTTTTATGAGATGCTGAAGTCCCTAGAGAAATGTGGCCGGACTCATCTAAAAAAGCTGGACGCTTGCCTACTTCAGGCTTTACATACAACGGCTTGTTGTAAGTCCAGCGCAATAACGTCTCGAAGTTTTCCGCATAACGTTCGGATTCACTTAAATCGATGTATATTCGAGATTTATAGTAGGTAGGCAAACATGGCTTTCCTTCATCGTCTTTCTCAG
Above is a window of Arenicella chitinivorans DNA encoding:
- a CDS encoding SEFIR domain-containing protein, encoding MEAPKLFISYSWSSPSHEQWVLDLATELRESGIDVILDKWDLKEGHDSVAFMEKMVTDPEISKVIIVTDKLYAAKADGRNGGVGTETQIISKEVYDNQEQDKFVAVVAEKDDEGKPCLPTYYKSRIYIDLSESERYAENFETLLRWTYNKPLYVKPEVGKRPAFLDESGHISLGTSASHKRVISALKENKAFSSGALDEYLELFSSNLEKFRLSEVEGETDDAVIENIEQFIPNRNEAIQLFITISQYAPSDENLSKLHRFFETLIPYMHRPEHITRCGKWDFDNYKFIVHELFLYAVAILVKSERYEQANVLVGRQYYVSGNSEYGRDVMVSFTAFRVYMECLDRRNQRLELGRLSLRADLLEQRSKTSGIDFRYLMQADFILFMRAEIDKENPYDRWWPETLLYAGRHHGAFEVFARSISRDYFDKVKCLLNIQDPDGLKELLTLYSENWQALPRWDFDSFSPSALLGFEHLATKA